A genomic stretch from Vanrija pseudolonga chromosome 6, complete sequence includes:
- the mug80 gene encoding uncharacterized protein: MTWASTSYQAAAGSTSSFEPQTPPLSGCATGPIMDGYANAWDVNGNADYDPSYDMPPMLEDPLMVKGAANEAAPLHTYMAPLSLNAAPSLPSPPPSKRIDMRLAQPGSEESKPGYLTPLASYTAETFWYFWYAVISPIDMAGRRVSNFHSTTTAEPFDSEGRPRHAIDPGQLQPNVAFRQFVFSVLHSTQVSFSVTILALMYTYKYKKIMALGQRLPYKHEVSEAQGFVTGLMLANKYLDDNTYTNTTWAQFLGIPVKDVNEYELDWLDALKFNLYVGPDDFENWRSMLDAHVRSRERGDALAAMSVADPFSPGVRARSASPPLGYFDHANGQDASLRKRSAKDAFAADVLHNTGMYEAARLGARKASFAPLPGYPTASTALPTPTPSVLSPTNVGGHASGSSLGRSSSLSRQIARLPNGRRDSSGQDQIATATMDLRHAAAANTLSNWVYPTPAATEALQFDKDDRWRQAAARQHRLYFLQAAATPQFGPDPRYHKAIPHYVDPSTGYGYTAAAVAAAQYGTQEIMDVDHLANEINLASPTDVAMAQQQQQQQMLMAMQQQAQPAVPSAYIPIAQPVLHPHFHNPQPAQFANAGPPGYAYGAPAWFQPQQQPQPQPLQLQQPQPWVATRHWRAGHASRWSTSSEEGYMNLRPPPICNSVSEWSSPLHAGY; encoded by the exons ATGACctgggcgtcgacgtcgtatCAAGCGGCAGCGGGCTCCACGTCTTCGTTTGAGCCTCAGACGCCACCGCTTTCTGGCTGCGCAACAGGACCCATCATGGACGGTTACGCAAACGCATGGGACGTGAACGGCAATGCCGACTACGATCCCTCCTACGACATGCCGCCCATGCTCGAAGATCCCCTGATGGTCAAGGGTGCGGCAAACGAAGCCGCCCCACTCCACACTTACATGGCACCCCTGTCGCTCAACGCGGCCCCAAGTCTGCCTTCTCCACCACCATCCAAGCGAATCGACATGCGACTCGCCCAGCCAGGGTCGGAAGAATCCAAACCCGGCTACCTCACCCCCTTGGCCTCCTACACGG CCGAGACTTTCTGGTACTTTTGGTACGCGGTCATCTCGCCCATCGACATggctggccgccgcgtgAGCAACTTTcactcgacgacaacagcaGAGCCCTTCGACAGCGAAGGACGGCCACGACATGCGATCGACCCAGGCCAGCTCCAGCCGAATGTCGCATTCCGCCAATTTGTGTTCTCGGTCTTACACAGCACACAGGTTTCATTCAGCGTGACAATCCTCGCCCTCATGTACACCTACAAGTACAAGAAGATTATGGCGCTCGGACAACGTCTCCCCTACAAGCACGAGGTCAGCGAAGCCCAGGGCTTTGTGACGGGTTTGATGCTTGCAAACAAGTACCTTGACGATAACACGTACACCAACACGACGTGGGCCCAGTTCCTGGGCATCCCTGTCAAGGACGTCAACGAGTACGAGCTCGACTGGCTTGACGCGCTCAAGTTCAACCTCTACGTGGGACCAGACGACTTTGAGAACTGGCGGTCAATGCTCGATGCCCACGTTCGCTCgcgggagcgcggcgatgcTCTCGCCGCCATGTCGGTCGCGGATCCCTTCTCGCCCGGAGTACGCGCCCgatcggcctcgccgcccctgGGGTACTTTGACCACGCCAACGGCCAGGATGCTTCCCTCAGGAAGCGTAGCGCCAAGGATGCGTTCGCAGCCGATGTGCTTCACAACACGGGAATGTACGAggctgcgcgcctcggcgctcgcaAGGCGTCCTTTGCTCCCCTGCCAGGATACCCCACTGCCAGCACCGCTCTTCCTACCCCCACGCCCTCGGTCTTGTCGCCTACCAACGTCGGTGGCcacgccagcggcagcagcctcggACGATCGTCTTCGCTTAGCCGCCAGATTGCCCGTCTTCCAAACGGCCGTCGGGATTCGTCAGGGCAAGACCAGATTGCCACGGCGACCATGGACCTCCGCCACGCGGCTGCAGCCAACACGCTCAGCAACTGGGTCTACCCTACGCCAGCTGCGACCGAGGCTCTCCAGTTTGACAAGGACGACCGTTGGCGCCAGGCCGCTgcccgccagcaccgcctcTACTTCCTGCAGGCGGCTGCGACGCCCCAATTCGGCCCCGACCCTCGCTACCACAAGGCGATCCCTCACTATGTCGACCCGTCGACCGGCTACGGAtacaccgccgcggcggtcgcggccgcgcagTACGGTACCCAGGAGATCATGGACGTCGACCACCTTGCCAACGAGATCAACCTTGCGTCGCCCACCGACGTGGCCATggctcagcagcagcaacaacagcagaTGCTCATGGcgatgcagcagcaagccCAGCCTGCGGTCCCCTCGGCATACATCCCGATCGCGCAACCCGTTCTCCACCCCCATTTCCACAACCCTCAGCCTGCGCAGTTTGCCAACGCTGGACCTCCCGGCTACGCCTACGGGGCGCCGGCCTGGTTTCAGCCTCAGCAGCAACCACAGCCGCAGCCTCTCCAGCTacagcagccccagccgtGGGTTGCTACCCGTCACTGGCGCGCTGGTCATGCCTCTCGTTGGAGCACGAGCTCTGAGGAGGGCTACATGAACCtccgcccaccgcccattTGCAACTCTGTCAGCGAGTGGTCTTCTCCGCTCCACGCTGGCTACTAG